A region of Nostoc sp. 'Peltigera membranacea cyanobiont' N6 DNA encodes the following proteins:
- a CDS encoding YcjF family protein: MTEQDDSQQLSEPTDKTITKSVDNSWTNRLGGVWNKATTRLTQLLPVEQVAQTVVEWFSVSETQVAEILEKIRAELPTTEALLIGKPQAGKSSIVRGLTGVSTEIIGQGFRPHTQHTQRYAYPSNDLPLLVFTDTVGLGDVKQDTELIIQELVGDLQKETRSARILLLTVKINDFATETLRQIAKQLRQKYPNIPCLLVVTCLHEVYPTDTVDHPAYPPDYEEVNRAFAAMQQAFAGITDRSVLIDFTLEEDGYNPVFYGLEALRDSLAELLPQAEAEAIYQLLDREETGKQLGNLYRDAARRYILPFAIMSATLAAVPLPFATMPVLTALQVSMVGLLGKLYGQTITPSQAGGVVSAIAGGFVAQAIARELIKFIPGFGSAIAASWAAAYTWALGEAACVYFGDLMGGKKPDPQRIQLVMQEAFQAAQERFKGIKH; this comes from the coding sequence ATGACTGAGCAAGATGATTCTCAGCAATTGAGTGAACCGACCGACAAAACGATTACTAAGTCAGTCGATAATTCCTGGACAAACCGTCTTGGTGGTGTCTGGAACAAAGCAACAACACGTCTAACCCAACTGCTACCCGTAGAACAAGTGGCACAGACAGTTGTTGAATGGTTTAGTGTGAGCGAAACTCAGGTTGCAGAGATTTTAGAGAAAATCCGAGCCGAATTGCCAACCACAGAAGCGCTGCTGATTGGTAAACCTCAAGCTGGAAAAAGTTCCATTGTGCGGGGATTGACAGGAGTTTCTACTGAGATTATTGGTCAAGGATTTCGTCCCCACACACAACACACCCAGCGCTATGCCTATCCTTCCAATGACCTGCCATTACTAGTTTTTACTGATACGGTGGGGCTAGGCGATGTTAAACAAGATACTGAATTAATCATTCAGGAGTTAGTTGGCGATTTACAAAAGGAAACTCGTTCCGCCAGAATCCTCCTTTTGACTGTAAAAATCAATGATTTTGCAACTGAAACACTCCGACAAATTGCTAAACAGTTGCGCCAGAAGTATCCAAATATTCCCTGTCTGCTAGTAGTTACCTGTTTGCATGAGGTTTATCCTACCGATACCGTCGATCATCCTGCCTATCCACCAGATTATGAAGAAGTTAACCGCGCCTTCGCCGCAATGCAACAAGCCTTCGCAGGAATAACTGACCGCTCGGTACTTATTGACTTTACCTTAGAAGAAGATGGCTACAATCCGGTATTTTATGGCTTAGAAGCACTGCGAGATTCTTTAGCAGAACTACTCCCACAAGCAGAAGCCGAGGCAATTTATCAGCTATTAGATCGAGAAGAAACTGGGAAGCAACTTGGCAACCTTTATCGAGATGCTGCACGCCGTTATATTTTGCCCTTTGCGATTATGTCTGCTACCCTGGCGGCTGTACCGTTGCCATTTGCCACAATGCCTGTACTCACTGCCTTGCAAGTATCAATGGTGGGTCTGTTGGGTAAATTATATGGACAGACAATTACACCATCACAGGCGGGAGGTGTTGTGAGTGCGATCGCAGGTGGTTTTGTAGCACAAGCCATTGCACGGGAGTTAATTAAATTTATACCAGGTTTTGGAAGTGCGATCGCAGCCTCTTGGGCCGCCGCCTACACCTGGGCGCTAGGTGAAGCAGCCTGTGTTTACTTTGGTGATTTAATGGGAGGTAAGAAACCCGATCCCCAAAGGATTCAGTTAGTAATGCAAGAAGCGTTTCAGGCGGCGCAAGAACGGTTTAAGGGAATCAAACATTAG
- a CDS encoding DUF4336 domain-containing protein — protein MADDECIVNAQQIHPKDFSWRLWPVLPLYPYGRRQTIRKEVVKDTIWNFDQIQGIFYVVVPIRMTVVKLETGGLLIYAPVAPTPECIRLVNELVVEHGNVKYIILPTISGIEHKVFVGPFARYFPTAQVFVAPHQWSFPLNLPLSWLGLPPKRTHVLPEDSSKTPFADEFDYAILGPIELGPGRFAEVAFFHKRSHTLLVTDSILSIPEDPPAIVLLDPYPLLFHARDRASDIVADIEINRRKGWQRICLFALYFQPSALYIPQWSQVLQDGLKAPERSRKAYFGLYPFTWHPNWVRSFDALRGNGRLFVAPILQTLILNRAPQETIEWAEKVASWNFQWIIPCHFDSPIKAEPHQFRQAFSFLEKQPAVSGDLFSSSSYPLPEEDFKLLREIDAGLNKFGIVPAAKEKV, from the coding sequence GTGGCTGATGATGAATGCATAGTCAATGCACAACAGATACATCCAAAAGATTTTTCATGGAGATTATGGCCTGTTTTGCCACTGTACCCTTATGGTAGGCGGCAGACAATCCGCAAAGAAGTGGTTAAGGACACAATCTGGAATTTTGACCAGATTCAAGGCATTTTCTACGTAGTTGTGCCGATTCGCATGACTGTGGTTAAACTCGAAACCGGGGGTCTTCTTATCTATGCGCCTGTTGCACCAACTCCAGAGTGCATCCGACTTGTGAATGAGTTGGTGGTGGAACATGGTAATGTTAAGTATATTATCCTGCCGACTATCTCCGGTATAGAACACAAAGTCTTCGTCGGCCCCTTCGCCAGATACTTTCCGACTGCACAGGTATTTGTAGCTCCTCATCAATGGAGTTTTCCGCTAAATCTGCCCCTTAGCTGGCTTGGTTTACCCCCAAAACGGACTCACGTACTCCCTGAAGATAGTAGCAAAACACCCTTTGCTGATGAGTTTGATTATGCAATCCTAGGCCCCATCGAGCTTGGCCCTGGTCGATTTGCAGAGGTTGCTTTTTTCCACAAGCGATCGCATACTCTTTTAGTAACAGATTCAATACTTTCGATCCCAGAAGATCCACCTGCGATCGTTCTACTAGATCCATATCCCCTATTATTCCATGCCAGGGATCGGGCTTCTGATATTGTTGCAGACATTGAGATAAATCGCCGTAAAGGTTGGCAACGCATCTGTTTGTTTGCTTTGTACTTTCAACCAAGCGCACTATATATACCCCAATGGAGTCAGGTATTGCAAGATGGCTTGAAAGCCCCAGAACGCTCAAGGAAAGCTTATTTTGGATTGTACCCCTTTACATGGCATCCCAATTGGGTGCGATCGTTTGATGCTCTACGAGGTAATGGGCGGTTGTTTGTCGCCCCAATTTTGCAGACGTTAATTCTCAACCGCGCACCCCAAGAAACCATTGAATGGGCTGAGAAAGTTGCAAGTTGGAATTTCCAGTGGATTATTCCCTGTCACTTTGATTCACCAATTAAAGCCGAACCGCATCAGTTTCGCCAAGCTTTCTCTTTTTTGGAAAAGCAGCCTGCTGTTAGTGGAGATTTGTTCAGCAGTAGCAGCTATCCCTTACCAGAGGAGGATTTTAAACTACTTAGAGAAATTGATGCAGGTTTAAATAAGTTTGGTATTGTGCCAGCAGCAAAGGAGAAGGTGTAG
- a CDS encoding UPF0175 family protein, with translation MSLQIKINYPETLPDALQQTREQFEQEAKWAMAVKLFEMKRLSSGMAAALVDTDRVSFLLNLHHYGVAMIDLTEDELLADLENA, from the coding sequence ATGTCATTGCAAATCAAAATTAACTACCCAGAGACACTTCCAGATGCCTTACAACAGACACGGGAACAATTTGAACAAGAAGCTAAATGGGCGATGGCAGTAAAACTGTTTGAAATGAAACGTCTATCTTCTGGTATGGCAGCTGCACTAGTAGATACAGATCGAGTTTCTTTTTTGCTTAATTTGCATCATTATGGAGTGGCTATGATTGATTTAACAGAAGATGAACTTCTTGCCGATCTAGAGAATGCCTAA